The Actinomycetota bacterium genome contains a region encoding:
- a CDS encoding protein-glutamate O-methyltransferase CheR, with amino-acid sequence MRPATFEALRDIVYASSGIVLTPRKEALLCARVGRRMRALGVRDYDAYLDRVDGDPTEVVNLIDTVSTNVTSFFRESRHFEVVADQAAAWYAAGQRRFRFWSAACSTGEEPYSLAIALAERLPHDADVRILATDISTRVLAAAADAAYTSERTDVIDPDVRRRWFDRTSTGAGVVWRPKARIRETVLFRRVNLAAPPYPLRGPLDAVFCRNVMIYFDAEVRSGILAEAERLLRPGGLLVLGHAESLTRAHHAFRHFRPSVYRRS; translated from the coding sequence ATGCGGCCCGCCACCTTCGAGGCGCTCCGTGACATCGTCTACGCCTCGAGCGGGATCGTGCTCACGCCGCGCAAGGAGGCGCTGCTGTGCGCGCGCGTCGGCAGGCGGATGCGCGCCCTCGGCGTCAGGGACTACGACGCCTACCTGGACCGGGTCGACGGAGACCCTACCGAGGTCGTCAACCTCATCGATACGGTGTCCACCAACGTGACCAGCTTCTTCCGCGAGTCGCGGCACTTCGAGGTCGTGGCCGACCAGGCAGCTGCGTGGTACGCGGCCGGGCAGCGCCGGTTCCGGTTCTGGTCGGCGGCCTGCTCCACGGGTGAGGAGCCGTACTCGCTGGCGATCGCGCTGGCGGAACGCCTGCCCCACGACGCGGATGTGCGCATCCTCGCGACCGACATCTCCACGCGCGTGCTGGCGGCAGCGGCGGACGCCGCGTACACCTCGGAGCGGACCGACGTCATCGACCCGGACGTCCGACGGCGTTGGTTCGACCGGACTTCCACGGGCGCGGGGGTCGTCTGGCGGCCGAAGGCACGCATCCGCGAGACCGTCCTGTTCCGCCGCGTCAACCTCGCCGCGCCGCCGTACCCGCTCCGCGGCCCGCTCGACGCGGTGTTCTGCCGCAACGTGATGATCTACTTCGATGCGGAGGTGCGCTCCGGCATCCTCGCCGAGGCGGAGCGCCTGCTGCGCCCCGGCGGTCTCCTCGTGCTCGGCCATGCTGAGAGCCTCACGCGCGCCCACCACGCGTTCCGGCACTTCCGGCCTTCCGTCTACCGGCGGTCGTAG